One Solibacillus sp. R5-41 DNA segment encodes these proteins:
- a CDS encoding DUF2785 domain-containing protein: MSDTRTKLMLDLQRIEKDEYQLREGEKHQDFLPLLLQFIGDPEPELRDNLVYPMFYMWIKEENRFSGEELRSLLTVLTDENHLFYKIGSEEDQSVFTRTFSALPIALIVQFHRQNPFFNQAEIEQLIHTMLRYYKEEKDLRGYLSVGGWAHSASHGADVFAELVQCEESSDALLSEILVAISGMLQNGRHIFSDEDDERLVNIVDTMIDKELLPHQEIADWISGLAQCCNLPRSRSQVIARVNSKNFLRSLYFRRGQCSRGNELNTVMLGTEAKLNRFSIG; this comes from the coding sequence ATGAGCGATACACGGACTAAATTAATGTTGGATTTGCAAAGAATTGAGAAGGATGAGTATCAGTTACGCGAAGGTGAGAAGCATCAAGATTTCTTGCCTTTATTACTTCAATTTATTGGCGATCCTGAACCAGAATTAAGGGATAACCTGGTATATCCGATGTTTTATATGTGGATTAAGGAAGAGAATAGGTTCAGTGGAGAGGAGTTGCGTAGCCTCTTGACTGTTTTGACTGATGAGAATCATTTATTTTATAAAATTGGTAGCGAGGAGGATCAGTCAGTTTTTACAAGAACGTTCTCTGCCTTGCCTATCGCTTTGATTGTGCAATTCCACAGACAAAATCCGTTTTTCAATCAAGCGGAAATTGAGCAATTAATACATACAATGCTCCGTTATTATAAAGAGGAGAAGGATCTACGAGGCTATCTTTCAGTAGGAGGCTGGGCTCACAGTGCGTCTCACGGTGCGGATGTTTTTGCCGAGCTGGTGCAGTGCGAGGAAAGCAGCGACGCACTGCTGAGTGAGATCCTTGTCGCTATCTCTGGTATGCTTCAAAATGGTAGACACATTTTTAGCGATGAAGATGATGAACGGTTAGTCAACATCGTGGATACGATGATTGACAAAGAGTTACTTCCACATCAAGAAATTGCTGATTGGATTAGTGGCTTAGCACAATGCTGCAATTTGCCGAGAAGTCGCAGTCAGGTAATTGCTCGCGTGAACAGCAAGAATTTTTTACGGAGTCTCTATTTCAGAAGAGGACAATGTAGCCGAGGGAATGAGCTTAACACTGTCATGCTTGGTACCGAGGCAAAATTGAATAGGTTTTCTATCGGTTAA
- a CDS encoding MBL fold metallo-hydrolase codes for MKIIELPIEFEFNGQKNYIYPSLIILNNDLTLVDTGYANFITLIENEILKSGYKMMNLKNIIITHYDDDHIGSLYDFKEKYPWINIIAIEIESKYISGEMKSERLIQAEEMLKTMSNSEVDFGNWFIQQLKNLKHISVDEKVHDGDMILDDKCRVIATPGHTSGHISLYFPSLNSVITGDAAVNEKQELIIANPNFCLDVDNGQQSLRKIKNLKAETYYCYHGGKFSL; via the coding sequence ATGAAGATAATAGAACTACCAATTGAATTTGAATTTAATGGACAAAAAAATTACATTTACCCTAGCTTAATTATATTGAATAATGATTTAACCTTGGTCGATACAGGGTATGCAAATTTTATAACTTTAATTGAAAATGAAATTTTAAAAAGTGGATATAAAATGATGAATTTAAAGAATATTATCATTACTCACTATGATGATGATCATATAGGTTCCTTATATGATTTCAAAGAAAAGTATCCTTGGATTAACATTATAGCTATTGAAATTGAATCAAAATACATTAGTGGTGAAATGAAGTCAGAGAGATTGATTCAAGCCGAAGAAATGCTAAAGACTATGTCGAATAGCGAAGTCGATTTTGGTAATTGGTTTATACAGCAATTAAAGAATTTGAAGCATATTTCAGTTGATGAAAAGGTTCATGATGGTGATATGATTTTAGATGACAAATGTAGGGTAATAGCAACACCGGGGCATACTTCAGGGCATATTTCATTGTATTTCCCCAGTTTGAATAGCGTAATTACGGGTGATGCCGCTGTTAATGAAAAACAGGAATTGATTATTGCGAATCCAAACTTTTGTCTAGATGTCGATAATGGACAGCAGTCTTTAAGAAAGATAAAAAATCTTAAAGCTGAAACTTACTATTGTTATCATGGTGGGAAATTTTCTTTATAA
- a CDS encoding helix-turn-helix transcriptional regulator, with the protein MKESFGDSIVNKVYEFRVLKRMSQKDLADAVGVSKQTIFVMEKNNYSPSLVLAYRIANFFEVDINEIFSYVGEEDNND; encoded by the coding sequence GTGAAAGAGAGCTTTGGTGATTCAATCGTAAACAAGGTATATGAGTTTAGAGTGTTAAAGCGGATGTCTCAAAAGGATCTGGCAGATGCAGTTGGAGTTTCCAAACAAACTATTTTTGTGATGGAAAAGAATAATTACTCACCATCTTTAGTGTTAGCCTATAGAATTGCAAATTTTTTTGAAGTAGATATTAATGAAATTTTTTCATATGTAGGAGAGGAAGATAACAATGATTGA
- a CDS encoding DUF4179 domain-containing protein, with protein sequence MKNLFKHFNDIGIDITDFEEAEVTELEKAQFKRDLRIQTSKTTPRKWMKGAAAVCLSLGIGTASIIGLSYTTFAQEIPVLNSIIKLFSTQDKIMSGYEEFADQQHLVVESNGITITVNESLFDSKKFLVGYYIETDRDLGESPEIETTFKVDGREHAFFHTKHMIEKVGPNQYAGLTTAILNLSNHLQEANFEFHISSISSQDKKEMIQGSWDFEINAKATEPKVQIVEAPASKKDDLGIKLNEIIYTPISFIVNYRETIKNENLKEKWDIISSGLKVKDNLGNTYTSALTGGIGHDHGDKEFVFTFEKLHPDAETLIFTPFFRLMEADEIDDNGAKYFRDNSNSIKEIIELEDIIVDIQQK encoded by the coding sequence TTGAAAAATCTGTTTAAACACTTCAATGATATTGGAATCGATATAACTGACTTTGAAGAAGCAGAGGTAACAGAACTTGAAAAAGCACAGTTTAAAAGGGACCTGAGAATTCAGACATCCAAAACAACACCGAGAAAGTGGATGAAGGGAGCTGCAGCTGTCTGCTTGTCGTTGGGTATCGGCACTGCATCAATTATAGGTCTATCCTACACAACATTCGCTCAGGAAATTCCAGTTTTGAACAGTATTATCAAGCTTTTCTCGACCCAGGATAAAATAATGTCAGGCTATGAGGAATTCGCGGATCAACAACATCTTGTAGTAGAAAGCAATGGGATAACGATTACGGTAAATGAAAGCTTATTCGATAGTAAAAAGTTTTTAGTTGGCTATTATATTGAAACGGACAGGGATTTAGGTGAGTCCCCGGAAATTGAGACTACTTTTAAGGTGGATGGCCGCGAACACGCATTTTTTCATACGAAACATATGATTGAAAAAGTCGGGCCAAATCAATACGCCGGCTTAACAACAGCGATCTTGAATTTATCTAATCATTTACAGGAGGCGAATTTTGAGTTTCACATTAGTAGTATTTCCAGTCAGGATAAAAAGGAAATGATCCAGGGGAGTTGGGATTTTGAAATAAATGCTAAGGCGACTGAGCCTAAAGTCCAAATCGTGGAAGCTCCTGCATCAAAAAAAGATGATTTAGGTATTAAATTGAATGAAATCATATACACACCGATTTCCTTTATCGTCAATTACAGAGAAACAATAAAAAACGAGAATTTAAAAGAAAAATGGGATATTATTTCTTCCGGTTTAAAAGTAAAGGATAATTTAGGTAATACGTATACATCAGCGTTAACCGGTGGTATAGGACACGACCATGGAGATAAGGAATTTGTCTTTACCTTTGAAAAACTGCATCCGGATGCTGAAACTTTAATATTCACCCCATTCTTCCGATTGATGGAGGCTGACGAAATTGATGATAATGGCGCTAAATATTTTAGGGATAATAGCAATTCTATAAAGGAAATAATTGAGCTTGAGGATATTATTGTAGATATTCAACAAAAATAA
- a CDS encoding sigma-70 family RNA polymerase sigma factor, whose product MKINEHNFIKYLQGGKENALDYVIDHYLPLIKGVVLKILGPLDINDIIKECCNDILLSIWKNAKKFNGDAADFQKWVCVIAKYKAIDYYRMVIKKKESPSLDIELTPSDSLKYESTYLEEQENIQAIISTLKPVDQKIFIMRYLLDFDTEEIAHQLQMTKSAIDNRLYHGRKKLKKDLGGMPIEKSV is encoded by the coding sequence ATGAAGATTAATGAACATAATTTTATAAAATATCTTCAAGGCGGCAAAGAAAACGCTCTTGATTACGTAATCGATCACTATCTTCCATTAATAAAAGGTGTTGTATTAAAAATTTTAGGTCCTCTTGACATTAATGACATCATAAAGGAGTGTTGTAACGATATTTTATTATCTATCTGGAAAAACGCGAAAAAGTTCAACGGAGATGCAGCTGACTTTCAAAAATGGGTATGCGTGATAGCCAAATATAAAGCAATCGATTATTACCGCATGGTAATAAAGAAAAAAGAAAGCCCCTCTTTGGATATAGAGCTTACGCCTTCTGACTCCTTGAAATATGAAAGCACCTATCTGGAAGAACAGGAGAACATTCAGGCAATCATCTCAACATTAAAGCCTGTCGATCAGAAAATTTTTATAATGAGGTACCTGCTAGATTTTGATACAGAAGAAATTGCCCATCAATTACAGATGACAAAATCGGCTATTGATAACCGGCTTTACCATGGCAGGAAAAAACTAAAAAAAGATTTAGGGGGTATGCCCATTGAAAAATCTGTTTAA
- a CDS encoding class I SAM-dependent methyltransferase, whose protein sequence is MGIDFHSKKSSRTYTTRNADKSWVEAINNLVPIEKIPKALDIGCGGGIYSKALSDMGVGSVTGVDFSKAIIEGAKENCKEYRNISFKHGNAYDTGLDNSSYNLLLERALIHHIEDLPTCIKEAYRMLQDDGFYIVQDRTPEDCLLEGNESHIRGYFFELFPRLVEKETNRRHNSQFVIEKLKEAGFRDIEEVKLWEIRKVYDTKEQLLNDLSERTGRSILHELDDKEMNLLINHIDASIASVDNIVERDRWTIWKAVK, encoded by the coding sequence GTGGGGATTGATTTTCATAGCAAGAAAAGTAGTAGAACTTATACAACTCGAAACGCCGACAAATCATGGGTTGAGGCAATAAACAACCTTGTACCTATCGAAAAGATTCCTAAGGCTTTAGATATTGGATGTGGTGGAGGAATTTATTCTAAGGCGCTATCAGACATGGGAGTTGGTTCTGTTACAGGTGTCGATTTTTCCAAAGCTATAATTGAAGGTGCAAAAGAAAACTGTAAAGAATATAGAAACATCTCGTTTAAGCATGGAAATGCTTATGATACTGGCTTAGATAATAGCAGTTATAATTTATTGCTTGAAAGAGCTTTGATACATCATATTGAGGATTTACCAACCTGTATTAAAGAGGCATATAGAATGTTGCAGGATGACGGATTTTATATTGTTCAAGACCGGACCCCTGAAGATTGTTTATTAGAAGGTAATGAAAGCCATATCAGAGGGTATTTCTTTGAACTTTTCCCAAGATTAGTTGAAAAAGAGACTAATCGCAGACACAATAGTCAATTTGTAATTGAAAAGCTTAAGGAAGCTGGATTTAGAGACATCGAAGAAGTTAAGTTATGGGAAATCAGAAAAGTGTATGATACTAAAGAACAATTACTAAATGATTTAAGTGAAAGAACAGGAAGAAGTATTTTACATGAATTAGACGATAAGGAAATGAATTTATTAATAAATCATATAGATGCGTCAATAGCATCAGTTGATAACATAGTTGAAAGAGATAGATGGACAATTTGGAAGGCAGTGAAATAA
- a CDS encoding serine hydrolase encodes MSKISFFEFEKKLKSIRIEAFVIYKGNTRIYEYLKNKKVVEKPSKVYSITKSIVSILIGIMVDKGIIKNIHEPIQNYFPEIVEFNDPQKKEITIFHLLTMTSGLKVGNFQGSKNWVKFILGQPMIHKPGSTFQYNSGDSHLLSAIIQKISGISTASFAEKYLFCPLGINKYTWQRDPQGIHGGGFSISLNLEDMVKIGLLFLNEGRFNSNQVISSNWIIQAKRPYKQTITTKEGTFGYGYQLWTYENTNTNTPIDYYYANGIFGQYIFIVPKLNIMAVVKSQLRNDQQSAPGLIFEELLGSWQDEGDI; translated from the coding sequence ATGAGTAAAATATCTTTTTTTGAGTTCGAAAAGAAACTTAAAAGTATTAGAATTGAAGCTTTTGTCATCTATAAAGGGAATACACGGATTTACGAATACTTGAAAAATAAAAAGGTCGTAGAAAAGCCGTCAAAGGTTTATTCCATTACAAAGAGCATTGTTTCTATATTAATTGGGATTATGGTAGATAAAGGAATAATAAAAAATATTCATGAACCCATTCAAAACTATTTTCCAGAAATAGTAGAGTTTAATGATCCGCAAAAGAAAGAAATTACAATATTTCATTTGCTGACCATGACTTCGGGGTTAAAAGTAGGAAATTTCCAAGGATCAAAAAATTGGGTTAAATTCATACTAGGACAACCGATGATACATAAACCAGGTTCAACCTTTCAATATAATTCTGGAGACTCTCATTTACTAAGTGCGATAATACAAAAAATTTCTGGGATTTCCACCGCTTCATTTGCTGAAAAATATTTATTCTGTCCATTAGGGATAAATAAATACACTTGGCAAAGGGACCCACAAGGAATTCACGGGGGTGGTTTTAGTATTTCATTAAATTTAGAGGATATGGTGAAGATTGGATTGTTATTTTTAAACGAAGGACGATTTAATTCAAATCAGGTGATTTCATCCAACTGGATCATTCAGGCAAAAAGACCATATAAACAAACTATTACCACAAAAGAAGGAACATTTGGATATGGATATCAGCTATGGACTTATGAAAATACTAATACTAACACCCCGATTGATTATTACTATGCTAATGGCATATTTGGACAATATATATTTATTGTTCCGAAGTTAAATATTATGGCGGTGGTAAAAAGTCAACTACGAAATGACCAGCAATCTGCACCGGGACTCATTTTCGAAGAGCTATTAGGTAGTTGGCAGGATGAGGGAGATATATGA
- a CDS encoding CD3324 family protein: protein MNYINATKVLPKELLIEVQKYIQGEILYIPIQQTTRKKWGSVSGIQKQLNHRNQNIRENFEIGMNIQELSEKYFLSVETIKKIVYAKREIK, encoded by the coding sequence TTGAATTATATAAATGCTACAAAAGTATTGCCAAAAGAGCTATTGATAGAAGTTCAAAAATATATACAAGGGGAAATTTTATATATTCCAATTCAACAAACCACACGAAAAAAATGGGGTTCTGTTAGTGGTATACAAAAGCAACTGAATCATCGAAATCAAAACATTCGAGAAAACTTTGAGATTGGAATGAACATCCAAGAATTATCTGAAAAGTATTTTTTATCAGTTGAAACAATCAAAAAAATTGTTTATGCAAAAAGAGAAATAAAATAA
- a CDS encoding IS110 family transposase, giving the protein MHSKWNNKINQVTENTLVVGMDIAKRIHYACFVDERGRVIEKAFAVHQSKEGFENLYEKIRQMMKEAKKTEVIIGIEPTGHYWMNLAYFLDQYGIPLVMVNPMHVKRSKELDDNLPTKNDKKDALVIARLLKDGRFSYPRILKEVEAELRIGSTLRSKLTEDLASIKNRIIRWLDRYFPEFTQVFPSFGKMALTALERTPMPQDIRGKTAEELVFFYRQVGGMRAPQLPKAKLLIEKASNSIGLTEGQKMAKHEIATLLRQFRLLETEIEAVNDQVTELAKTTMEYDLLASVPGLGDATIVDLLSEVGSFSLYENPRQLIKLAGLTLRENSSGQHKGQKHISKRGRKRLRHILFKVIVPLIRHNLAFKQLHEYYTTRNQNPLRGKQSMVVLCGKLLKILHGICKKKVYFNEQLMMKDLYCLGEAA; this is encoded by the coding sequence ATGCATTCTAAATGGAATAACAAAATTAATCAAGTTACTGAAAATACACTGGTTGTCGGCATGGATATTGCAAAGCGTATTCATTACGCATGTTTTGTCGATGAACGCGGGCGAGTAATAGAAAAGGCTTTTGCGGTACATCAATCGAAAGAAGGCTTCGAAAATTTGTATGAAAAGATTCGTCAAATGATGAAGGAAGCTAAGAAAACTGAAGTAATAATAGGGATTGAGCCTACAGGCCACTACTGGATGAACTTAGCCTATTTTTTAGATCAATACGGCATTCCACTTGTCATGGTAAATCCAATGCACGTCAAACGTTCGAAAGAACTTGATGATAATTTGCCTACTAAGAATGATAAAAAAGATGCATTAGTCATCGCACGGTTATTGAAAGATGGACGCTTTAGCTATCCACGAATATTAAAAGAAGTAGAAGCTGAACTACGGATTGGTTCTACTCTTAGATCAAAGTTAACGGAGGATCTAGCAAGTATTAAAAATCGAATCATTCGTTGGCTCGATCGATATTTTCCTGAATTCACTCAAGTCTTTCCTTCTTTCGGAAAAATGGCACTTACTGCATTAGAAAGAACACCAATGCCACAGGACATTCGAGGGAAAACCGCGGAAGAACTTGTATTTTTCTACCGTCAGGTAGGGGGTATGAGAGCTCCACAACTACCAAAAGCTAAGCTACTCATTGAAAAGGCTTCAAACTCTATAGGACTGACAGAAGGACAAAAGATGGCCAAACATGAAATCGCCACACTCCTACGTCAGTTTCGCTTATTAGAAACTGAAATCGAAGCAGTGAATGACCAAGTAACTGAATTGGCAAAGACAACGATGGAATATGACCTACTTGCGTCAGTACCAGGTTTAGGAGATGCGACAATTGTTGATCTACTTTCCGAAGTAGGGAGTTTTTCACTTTACGAAAATCCACGCCAACTCATTAAACTAGCGGGACTAACATTACGTGAAAACTCTTCTGGTCAACATAAGGGTCAAAAGCATATATCAAAACGTGGACGTAAGAGACTTAGACATATCCTTTTCAAAGTGATTGTTCCTTTGATTCGGCATAACCTAGCATTCAAACAACTTCACGAATACTACACCACAAGGAATCAGAATCCCTTACGGGGTAAGCAATCGATGGTAGTTCTCTGTGGTAAATTACTGAAAATATTACATGGTATTTGTAAAAAGAAAGTGTATTTTAACGAGCAACTTATGATGAAAGATCTCTACTGTCTCGGAGAGGCAGCGTAA
- a CDS encoding 6-aminohexanoate hydrolase has translation MIDVLDRWMLESVVNFNIFVGVMTFIYIGSLLVLFFVGKKFGKPDERTNAIYLKIMSSMFSTQLIMTGVFISLVDNDIQNFRQFLLLFQAIVFLVGAISAFRLYKKDFN, from the coding sequence ATGATTGATGTATTAGACAGATGGATGCTTGAAAGCGTAGTAAATTTTAATATTTTTGTAGGGGTTATGACATTTATTTATATTGGTTCTTTGCTGGTTCTATTTTTTGTGGGAAAGAAGTTTGGTAAACCAGACGAAAGAACAAATGCCATATATTTAAAAATCATGTCTAGTATGTTTTCTACCCAATTGATAATGACGGGTGTGTTTATTTCATTAGTTGACAATGATATCCAAAATTTTCGCCAGTTCTTATTATTATTCCAAGCGATTGTATTCCTTGTAGGTGCAATAAGTGCTTTCAGACTATACAAAAAAGATTTCAATTAA
- a CDS encoding DUF4261 domain-containing protein produces MNEIIEQEKDFGFARVYAIELLFKEKPVVNRELLYSKIEQYMGKTDRPQNEKSGSLAVWEPYEQHEKGEMLHFFHLNYMVKYAEGEFPAQTTLTGMNVGPISDYEAALQQSWHWNEAGQTLQECSHALLLVDMMASGLEPKKRLELHTNVLRAIVETVPCAAIYFRESNKLVEPSVFLAAIDEGEMLYGALNIRFYNVEGTGSERQEGLMDSIGLAALGIPDVQCHFYDMDTNEVADCLTNFAYYLFNQGDIITDGEMMGFTEEMRWRCEHQYALAVPHRIVIDLDPGEGNYAGHQGGSGE; encoded by the coding sequence ATGAATGAAATCATAGAGCAGGAGAAAGACTTCGGATTTGCTAGAGTTTATGCTATTGAACTGCTGTTTAAAGAAAAGCCAGTAGTGAACCGCGAACTACTCTACAGCAAGATAGAACAATACATGGGGAAAACAGATCGACCACAAAATGAAAAGAGTGGGTCGCTGGCAGTATGGGAGCCCTATGAGCAACATGAGAAAGGCGAAATGCTTCACTTCTTTCATTTGAATTATATGGTGAAATATGCAGAAGGAGAATTTCCTGCACAAACAACGCTTACTGGCATGAATGTAGGTCCGATATCTGATTACGAAGCCGCTTTGCAGCAAAGTTGGCATTGGAATGAAGCAGGCCAAACGTTGCAAGAGTGTAGTCACGCGTTGTTACTTGTCGATATGATGGCATCTGGACTGGAGCCCAAAAAAAGATTGGAGTTACATACGAATGTTCTTCGTGCAATAGTGGAAACGGTCCCTTGCGCTGCGATTTATTTTAGAGAAAGCAATAAGTTGGTCGAGCCATCCGTGTTTTTGGCCGCTATTGATGAGGGCGAAATGTTGTATGGAGCATTGAACATTCGATTCTACAATGTTGAGGGTACTGGCAGTGAACGCCAGGAAGGTCTCATGGATTCCATTGGGCTTGCTGCACTAGGCATTCCTGATGTGCAATGCCACTTCTATGATATGGATACCAATGAGGTTGCAGACTGCTTGACTAACTTTGCTTATTATTTGTTTAATCAAGGTGATATTATTACAGATGGAGAAATGATGGGTTTTACAGAGGAGATGCGTTGGCGCTGCGAGCATCAATATGCATTGGCTGTTCCGCACCGCATAGTCATTGATCTTGATCCCGGTGAGGGCAACTATGCAGGTCACCAGGGTGGGTCTGGAGAATAG
- a CDS encoding GNAT family N-acetyltransferase: protein MIELRKITHDNFEAVLKLSITDEQKGNVDSSIYCLAKAYVKILNDEKPPMIFAICNNDEVIGYVDIGFFELAKSAFLCEKYGDKSTYGLNRFMIDKKHQGKGFGKQAMIKVIDYIKSFPQGKADAVATSYWMVNEVARKLFASVGFVETGAIWDGQTGDNWNAERKDIEYAEVGARLGL, encoded by the coding sequence ATGATTGAATTAAGAAAAATTACCCACGATAATTTTGAGGCAGTGTTGAAGTTAAGCATAACAGACGAGCAGAAAGGAAATGTGGATTCCAGTATATACTGTTTGGCTAAAGCCTATGTAAAGATACTCAACGACGAAAAACCTCCTATGATTTTCGCTATATGCAACAATGATGAAGTCATAGGATATGTCGATATTGGATTTTTCGAACTGGCGAAAAGTGCATTTTTATGTGAAAAATATGGAGATAAATCTACTTATGGACTTAATCGCTTTATGATTGATAAAAAGCATCAAGGCAAAGGATTTGGTAAACAAGCAATGATAAAAGTTATTGATTATATAAAGTCGTTTCCACAAGGAAAAGCCGATGCAGTTGCTACATCATATTGGATGGTAAACGAAGTCGCTCGGAAGTTGTTTGCGTCTGTCGGTTTCGTTGAAACAGGAGCGATATGGGACGGACAAACAGGGGATAATTGGAATGCAGAAAGAAAAGATATAGAGTATGCAGAAGTAGGTGCCAGACTTGGATTATAA
- a CDS encoding TrkA family potassium uptake protein: MAKKKQYAVIGLGRFGTSIARRLHEAGQEVLGIDIDEETVEDAEVYITEGIISDSTDEKALTSLAITNFDCVIVAIGDDIQANILTCMLLKNLGIKKIIAKAIGKRHGQVLEAIGVDIIIYPERDMGERVANQLLSPNTLDYIELSKDHNLEEIIIPEKMVGKNLRELDVRAKFNVSVIAIIRKGDIIISPSPEELLQKEDILVTIGNKNDLIRFSSID, translated from the coding sequence ATGGCTAAAAAAAAACAATATGCAGTAATTGGTTTAGGGAGATTTGGAACAAGTATTGCTAGAAGATTGCATGAAGCTGGGCAAGAAGTTTTGGGAATTGATATAGATGAAGAAACCGTGGAAGACGCTGAAGTTTATATCACAGAGGGAATCATTTCAGATTCTACTGATGAGAAGGCACTTACATCATTAGCTATTACTAACTTTGATTGTGTAATTGTAGCAATTGGAGATGATATTCAAGCAAATATATTAACATGTATGCTTCTTAAAAATCTTGGAATCAAAAAAATTATTGCTAAGGCTATTGGAAAACGTCATGGACAAGTTTTAGAAGCAATAGGAGTCGATATAATTATCTATCCTGAAAGGGATATGGGGGAACGAGTAGCAAATCAACTTCTTTCGCCAAATACGCTTGATTATATTGAATTATCTAAAGATCATAATTTAGAAGAAATCATTATTCCGGAAAAAATGGTTGGAAAGAATCTAAGGGAATTGGATGTTCGCGCTAAATTTAATGTTAGTGTAATTGCTATTATAAGAAAGGGAGATATTATTATCTCACCATCTCCGGAAGAACTACTCCAAAAAGAAGATATATTAGTTACAATAGGTAATAAAAATGATTTAATAAGATTTTCAAGTATAGATTAA
- a CDS encoding TrkH family potassium uptake protein: MKNFKESLNPSKILVIGFATLILIGAFLLTLSIATEDGKGLPLLDALFTATSATCVTGLVVVDTGDTFSMFGELVILSLIQIGGLGFMTFATFLFILLGKKISLKERIVLKEAFNATSTADIVKLVKRILIFTVIAEGIGGIILAIRFSFDMPIGQAIYFGFFHAISNFNNAGFDLMGEFNSLTGYVDDPFVVLTICFLIILGGLGFIVINELYEYRETRTLSVHTKVVLSTTLVLIVGASILIFLFEYGNDKTFGPLSSTGKALSALFHSVTPRTAGANTLPMADLTQATLFLTIFLMFIGGGSGSTAGGIKVSTFAVLMVTALSQLKGKEDVVLFKRRIVVESILKALTVAMSGIMIVVIVTFLLTITEKGHDFIMYLFEATSAFGTVGLSMGLTPELSPLGRILIILTMFVGRLGPLTLGFAITKRRKQEAYRHTKGKIMIG; the protein is encoded by the coding sequence ATGAAAAATTTCAAAGAAAGCCTTAATCCATCGAAAATACTTGTTATAGGCTTCGCCACTTTAATCCTAATAGGAGCTTTTTTATTGACTCTATCCATAGCAACAGAAGATGGTAAAGGACTTCCGCTCTTAGATGCATTATTTACCGCCACTTCTGCTACATGTGTTACAGGTCTAGTGGTTGTAGATACTGGTGATACATTTTCGATGTTTGGTGAATTAGTGATCTTATCACTTATCCAAATTGGCGGTTTAGGATTTATGACGTTTGCAACCTTTTTATTCATTTTATTAGGTAAAAAAATCTCTTTAAAAGAAAGGATTGTATTAAAAGAAGCTTTTAATGCTACTTCAACTGCTGATATCGTCAAATTAGTAAAAAGAATATTAATTTTTACTGTGATAGCTGAGGGTATTGGCGGTATCATACTGGCTATTCGTTTTTCATTTGATATGCCTATCGGTCAAGCAATATATTTTGGATTCTTCCATGCGATTTCAAATTTTAATAATGCAGGTTTCGATTTAATGGGAGAGTTCAACAGTCTAACTGGTTATGTTGACGATCCATTTGTAGTTTTAACGATTTGTTTTCTTATCATATTAGGTGGACTAGGTTTTATTGTAATTAATGAACTTTATGAATATCGTGAAACTCGTACTCTCTCTGTGCATACGAAAGTTGTATTAAGCACAACTCTGGTCCTTATTGTTGGAGCATCCATCTTAATCTTCCTATTTGAGTATGGAAATGATAAAACATTCGGACCGTTATCTTCCACAGGAAAAGCTCTCAGTGCATTGTTCCATAGTGTAACGCCAAGAACGGCTGGAGCTAATACATTACCAATGGCAGATTTGACTCAAGCAACATTATTCCTAACGATTTTCCTAATGTTTATCGGGGGAGGTTCAGGATCGACTGCTGGAGGCATTAAGGTATCTACTTTTGCTGTCCTAATGGTAACTGCTCTTTCCCAACTTAAAGGGAAAGAAGATGTGGTTTTATTTAAACGTCGTATCGTTGTAGAGAGTATTCTAAAGGCTCTTACTGTTGCCATGAGTGGAATCATGATAGTTGTAATTGTTACTTTCTTGTTAACTATTACTGAAAAAGGTCATGATTTTATAATGTATCTATTTGAAGCTACTTCAGCATTCGGTACTGTAGGACTCTCAATGGGTTTAACACCAGAACTTTCTCCATTAGGTCGTATACTGATTATTTTAACAATGTTTGTAGGTAGATTAGGACCACTAACACTAGGTTTTGCAATTACTAAAAGACGTAAACAAGAAGCGTACAGACATACAAAAGGAAAAATTATGATTGGTTAA